One part of the Rhodococcus oxybenzonivorans genome encodes these proteins:
- a CDS encoding YciI family protein: protein MAKYLLLKHYRGAPAPVNDVPMDQWTPEEVSAHMQYMENFAARIESTGEYVDSQALSPEGTFVRYDGEGRPPVTDGPFAETKDLIAGWMVIDVETRERALELAGELSAAPGAGGKPIHEWLEVRPFLTEPPTITE, encoded by the coding sequence ATGGCCAAGTACCTGCTGCTCAAGCACTACCGAGGCGCACCGGCACCGGTCAACGACGTACCGATGGATCAGTGGACGCCGGAGGAGGTTTCGGCCCACATGCAGTACATGGAGAACTTTGCCGCTCGGATCGAAAGCACCGGCGAATACGTCGACAGTCAGGCATTGTCACCGGAAGGCACGTTCGTCCGGTACGACGGCGAGGGGCGTCCGCCGGTGACCGACGGCCCGTTCGCGGAGACCAAGGACCTGATCGCGGGCTGGATGGTGATCGACGTCGAGACCCGCGAGCGGGCGCTCGAACTCGCCGGTGAATTGTCTGCAGCTCCGGGCGCGGGCGGGAAGCCGATCCACGAGTGGCTCGAGGTGCGCCCGTTCCTGACCGAGCCGCCCACCATCACGGAGTGA
- a CDS encoding esterase/lipase family protein, with translation MNLRGVVTVAACVALLFSAGLTTAQAEDVPASGLEVPAGVGVPQSARSAAAAYAEAHPGSAPAGSNDFSCTPAPEHPEPVVLAHGTDASAYTDWAALSPLLAADGYCVFALNYGGKPGADTYGTEDIVDSAGEFGRFVAQVRESTGAEKVDVVGYSQGANVSRYYVNKLGGARFVDQWVGLASPSYGGVMFGLAPMFQALPGGPDVVTELTSVAVGQQMQGSPFMTELNAGGDTVPGVSYTTVSSRYDEMIQPFSNMALHGDGAVNLVIQDLCPQDGSGHFRAPYDPFALDLIRTALDPNAIPIARCEFVPIGADIPQVVVDSNF, from the coding sequence ATGAACCTTCGAGGTGTTGTCACGGTCGCTGCTTGTGTTGCTTTGCTGTTTTCCGCAGGGCTGACCACAGCCCAGGCCGAAGACGTTCCGGCGTCGGGACTCGAAGTGCCCGCAGGTGTCGGAGTACCGCAGAGCGCGCGCAGCGCGGCCGCCGCGTACGCGGAAGCGCATCCGGGCAGCGCTCCCGCCGGATCGAACGATTTCTCCTGTACGCCCGCGCCCGAGCATCCCGAGCCCGTCGTTCTCGCGCATGGCACCGACGCCAGCGCCTACACCGACTGGGCCGCGTTGTCTCCCTTGCTCGCGGCGGACGGATACTGCGTGTTCGCCCTCAATTACGGCGGCAAACCCGGCGCCGACACGTACGGCACCGAAGACATCGTCGACAGTGCCGGAGAATTCGGCCGATTCGTCGCTCAGGTCCGCGAGTCGACGGGTGCGGAAAAAGTCGACGTGGTCGGATACTCGCAAGGAGCGAATGTCAGCCGCTACTACGTGAACAAGCTCGGTGGTGCACGCTTCGTCGACCAGTGGGTAGGGCTCGCTTCCCCCAGTTACGGCGGTGTGATGTTCGGGCTAGCCCCGATGTTCCAGGCGCTCCCCGGTGGGCCGGACGTGGTTACCGAGCTCACCTCTGTGGCGGTCGGTCAGCAGATGCAGGGGTCACCGTTCATGACCGAACTGAATGCCGGCGGTGACACGGTTCCCGGTGTCTCCTACACCACCGTCAGTTCGCGCTACGACGAAATGATCCAGCCGTTTTCCAACATGGCGCTGCACGGCGACGGGGCGGTGAACCTCGTCATCCAGGACCTGTGTCCGCAGGACGGGTCGGGGCATTTCCGGGCACCGTACGATCCGTTCGCGTTGGATCTCATCCGAACGGCTCTGGACCCCAACGCCATTCCGATTGCGCGATGCGAGTTCGTTCCGATCGGCGCGGACATTCCCCAGGTAGTCGTCGACAGTAACTTCTGA
- a CDS encoding RsmB/NOP family class I SAM-dependent RNA methyltransferase: MSDSRRPARGKRAGTGASNNRPRQARRPDAAQAGLDQPRLAARDVLRAVRERDAYANLVLPGLLRERRLDGRDAALATELAYGAARARGLLDAVIADCAGRPIGEVDGPLLDVLQLGAYQLLRTRVAPHAAVATSVDLVRAEAGPGKAGFVNAVLRRVSERSEAEWVERLAPSDPIGRLAFQHAHPAWIAQVFADALGPDAGELEDVLIADDSRPAVHLVARPGEISAEELALVTGGEVGRYSPYAVYLDGGDPGQLDAVREGLAGVQDEGSQLVARALALAPLEGADGGRWLDLCAGPGGKAALLGALAGIEGGRLDAVEPVAHRADLIRKTTRELPVDVHVADGRDPGLAGGYDRILVDAPCTGLGALRRRPEARWRRQPSDVAGLAKLQRELLASALGLVRPGGVVVYSTCSPHLSETVAVVADAVRRYGATALDTRALVPGVPGLGDGTSVQLWPHRHGTDAMFLAALRKPME; the protein is encoded by the coding sequence GTGAGCGACTCGAGAAGACCCGCACGCGGCAAGAGGGCAGGAACAGGCGCGAGCAACAATCGGCCGCGCCAGGCGCGTCGGCCCGATGCCGCCCAGGCGGGTCTGGATCAACCTCGGCTCGCTGCACGTGACGTGTTGCGGGCAGTGCGTGAACGGGACGCCTACGCGAACCTGGTCCTCCCCGGACTGCTGCGGGAGCGGCGACTCGACGGCCGGGACGCCGCGCTTGCCACGGAATTGGCCTACGGCGCGGCGCGAGCGCGGGGACTGCTGGACGCGGTCATCGCGGACTGTGCGGGCCGCCCGATCGGGGAGGTCGACGGCCCGCTGCTGGATGTGCTCCAGCTGGGCGCCTACCAGCTTCTCCGTACGCGGGTGGCCCCGCACGCCGCCGTCGCCACCTCTGTCGACCTCGTCCGCGCAGAGGCGGGTCCGGGCAAGGCCGGGTTCGTCAACGCCGTGTTGCGCAGGGTGTCGGAGCGGTCGGAAGCGGAGTGGGTGGAGCGGTTGGCGCCGTCCGACCCGATCGGGCGGCTGGCCTTCCAGCATGCGCACCCGGCCTGGATCGCGCAGGTGTTCGCGGATGCGCTGGGGCCCGATGCCGGCGAACTCGAGGATGTCCTGATCGCCGACGATTCACGCCCGGCCGTTCACCTCGTCGCGCGGCCGGGTGAGATCTCGGCGGAAGAATTGGCTCTGGTCACCGGGGGAGAGGTCGGCCGGTACTCGCCGTATGCGGTGTATCTCGACGGTGGCGACCCGGGCCAGCTCGACGCTGTGCGCGAGGGTCTGGCCGGTGTGCAGGACGAGGGCAGTCAGCTGGTGGCCCGGGCACTCGCTCTGGCCCCACTCGAGGGAGCGGACGGCGGACGGTGGCTCGATCTCTGTGCCGGACCCGGTGGTAAAGCCGCGCTTCTCGGCGCACTCGCAGGTATCGAGGGCGGGCGACTCGATGCGGTGGAGCCGGTGGCGCACCGCGCCGACCTCATTCGTAAGACGACGCGGGAACTCCCGGTCGACGTGCATGTCGCGGACGGGCGCGATCCCGGGCTTGCCGGTGGGTACGACCGAATCCTGGTCGACGCGCCGTGCACCGGTCTCGGTGCCCTGCGGCGCCGCCCCGAGGCACGCTGGCGTCGGCAGCCGTCCGATGTGGCCGGTCTGGCGAAATTGCAGCGGGAACTGCTCGCCTCGGCGCTGGGGTTGGTGCGCCCGGGTGGGGTCGTCGTGTATTCCACGTGTTCTCCGCACCTGTCGGAGACAGTGGCGGTGGTGGCGGATGCGGTACGCCGCTATGGCGCGACAGCGCTCGACACGAGGGCGCTGGTTCCGGGCGTTCCGGGACTCGGTGACGGTACGAGTGTGCAGCTGTGGCCGCACCGCCACGGCACCGACGCGATGTTCCTCGCTGCGCTGCGGAAGCCGATGGAGTGA
- a CDS encoding RNA polymerase sigma factor, with the protein MDEVVLRTLTPTVIGILVRRGADFAAAENAVQDALVEAVRVWRADPPRDPQGWLITVAWRKFLDATRTDTSRRRREALVEVEPAPGPAPSVDDTLQLYFLCAHPSLAPASAVALTLRAVGGLTTRQIAQAYLVPEATMAQRITRAKRTISKVRLDQPGDVATVLRVLYLVFNEGYSGDVDLAAEAIRLTRQLAAEVRHEEVAGLLALMLLHHARRLARTAADGSLVPLAEQDRSLWDTRLIAEGIDVLQAALARDRLGEFQAQAAIAALHADARTAEETDWVQIVEWYDELVRLTDSPVARLNRAVAVGEADGPRAGLAALAEIDPALPRYAAVGAYLHERDGDPVTAARLYADAARSASSLAERDHLTRQAARLNAQKCR; encoded by the coding sequence GTGGACGAGGTCGTGCTGCGGACCCTCACCCCCACGGTGATCGGGATCCTCGTCCGCCGCGGAGCCGACTTCGCGGCGGCCGAGAACGCCGTGCAAGACGCTCTGGTGGAAGCGGTGCGCGTGTGGCGGGCCGATCCGCCGCGAGATCCCCAGGGCTGGCTGATCACCGTCGCCTGGCGCAAGTTCCTCGACGCCACCCGCACCGATACCTCCCGGCGCCGGCGCGAGGCGCTCGTCGAGGTGGAGCCCGCACCGGGCCCGGCACCGTCGGTCGACGACACACTCCAGCTGTACTTCCTGTGCGCGCATCCTTCCCTGGCACCGGCGTCGGCCGTCGCGCTCACGTTGCGCGCGGTCGGCGGCCTGACCACGCGTCAGATCGCGCAGGCCTACCTCGTACCCGAGGCGACCATGGCCCAGCGGATCACCCGGGCCAAGCGGACCATCTCCAAAGTCCGGCTCGACCAGCCCGGCGACGTCGCCACGGTGTTGCGTGTGCTCTACCTCGTCTTCAACGAGGGTTACTCCGGCGATGTCGACCTCGCCGCGGAGGCGATCAGGCTCACCCGCCAACTGGCAGCCGAGGTCAGGCACGAGGAGGTGGCGGGCCTGCTCGCGCTGATGCTGCTCCACCACGCCCGACGCTTGGCACGGACCGCCGCCGACGGTAGCCTCGTGCCTCTCGCCGAGCAGGACCGCAGTTTGTGGGACACCCGACTGATCGCCGAGGGCATCGACGTACTGCAGGCAGCTCTTGCCCGCGACCGATTGGGCGAGTTTCAGGCTCAGGCCGCCATCGCCGCGCTCCACGCCGATGCCCGTACCGCCGAGGAGACCGACTGGGTGCAGATTGTCGAGTGGTACGACGAACTGGTGCGCCTCACCGACAGCCCGGTAGCGCGCCTCAATCGAGCTGTCGCGGTCGGCGAGGCCGACGGTCCGCGGGCCGGCCTGGCTGCCCTCGCGGAGATCGACCCCGCCCTGCCCCGGTACGCCGCCGTCGGGGCATACCTCCACGAGCGGGATGGTGACCCCGTGACCGCTGCACGGCTCTACGCCGACGCTGCCCGATCGGCGTCCAGCCTCGCCGAACGCGACCACCTCACGCGACAGGCGGCACGCCTCAACGCGCAAAAGTGCCGGTGA
- the fmt gene encoding methionyl-tRNA formyltransferase — MRLVFAGTPEPAVPSLERLIRSARHEVVAVITRPDAVAGRGRKVVRSPIGALADAHGIEVLTPERPSDPEFLARLTDLAPECAPVVAYGALLPQKVLDIPALGWVNLHFSLLPAWRGAAPVQAAIASGDDMTGASAFRLEAGMDTGPVYGVVTERIRATDTAGDLLGRLADSGAVLLESVLDGLADGTITAVPQPGDGVSYAPKVAVEEARIRWDRTAVVIDRHVRSVTPAPGAWTTIGDVRVKVGPLTLTDDRLEPGEISVTKSDFLVGTSTVAVRLDRIQPQGKRQMSALDWARGARLDAKVRAQ, encoded by the coding sequence GTGCGCCTAGTCTTCGCCGGTACACCCGAACCCGCTGTGCCGTCTCTCGAGCGACTCATCCGTTCCGCCCGTCACGAGGTGGTCGCCGTGATCACACGGCCGGACGCGGTGGCCGGGCGAGGACGGAAGGTAGTCCGATCGCCGATCGGTGCCCTTGCGGACGCGCACGGTATCGAGGTGCTCACGCCCGAGCGACCCTCGGATCCGGAGTTCCTCGCACGACTGACCGACCTGGCGCCCGAGTGTGCTCCCGTCGTCGCCTACGGTGCGTTGCTTCCGCAGAAGGTGCTGGACATTCCGGCCCTTGGCTGGGTCAACCTGCACTTCTCGTTGCTGCCCGCCTGGCGGGGTGCGGCGCCGGTGCAGGCGGCAATCGCTTCCGGCGACGACATGACGGGCGCGAGCGCCTTCCGGCTCGAGGCTGGAATGGACACGGGCCCGGTATACGGGGTCGTGACCGAGCGAATCCGCGCCACCGATACCGCGGGTGACCTTCTCGGCCGATTGGCCGACAGCGGGGCGGTTCTCCTCGAATCCGTTCTCGACGGACTGGCGGACGGCACGATCACAGCGGTTCCGCAGCCGGGAGACGGCGTCTCGTATGCACCCAAGGTCGCCGTGGAGGAAGCCCGAATCCGTTGGGACAGAACGGCTGTGGTGATCGATCGGCATGTCCGCTCGGTGACACCCGCACCGGGAGCATGGACGACGATCGGGGACGTTCGCGTCAAGGTCGGCCCGCTCACCCTCACCGACGACAGGCTCGAGCCCGGAGAAATCTCCGTGACCAAGAGCGACTTCCTCGTCGGAACCTCCACGGTGGCAGTCCGGCTGGACCGGATCCAACCTCAAGGAAAAAGACAGATGTCCGCTCTCGACTGGGCGCGGGGCGCACGACTCGACGCGAAGGTACGGGCACAGTGA